The sequence AAGTAAGTTTTAGCCCACCATAACACtttcggattttttttccctttcaatttgtatttatttatttatttatttatttatttatttatttaaaatgccttgttagtttgttttacttcagtttttattagttgcTCCCACCtatacattagggatgtaacgatatccaaacatcacgatacgatatcacgatatgaaggtcacgatacgataattatcatgatattgtgggggcgttggcgatgtttaaaaaaagatcacaatattgtaaaaaacaaaacaaaaagagctcatactaaaaaaaaaagcacaatattgtgcttttgtacataacaatgcatataaaccacctacaatctctaataacaatattgaagcacttgctaatgcaagcacacattgatcgcttcacaagcaaattaggttccccttcatctgacaattagcatagattttaaacatagaaggccaaaacatcccttatgaaaattaaattgcactaataaaatggccactagagggtgctagaactgcacaaatggaaatcaacctgacttttttaacagatgtgttccttttaaatattgtgaacatgacgacgatattgtggcagttttaatatcacgatatcacgatattgcccttatcgtgacatccctaatatacatGCACCTATATACTTAATAGAGATAATGAAACCAATAAGCAGGGTTttttggctcaaattgaggcagaggtggtaccATCCTGATGATGGGTgactaccgataccgataccagctGTTTCCTCTTcggttgttgcttcaggtcttttTGGTGCACTGCTGCTCATACAGCACGTCCATAATGGCGCAATACTGCATCTGCAGTTAAAATACGTTGCTGccgagctcaatcaacacagctggagcgCCGTGTTGAGCTATATCAGTCTgtcaggctggaggtggggagcaaattaggtggaggtggccacctctgaattttgtacataGGAAAAACCTTGATAAGGCAGGGCTCCAGACTGCCCCTAAATGGTGGTATTTTGCCCCAAATACAATTTTTATCTACTCACAGCAGTGCAACAAGTACATTTGCagattcttttttaaatgattattattattagtgttgttccgataccgttttttggcccccgataccgttttttggcccccgataccgattccaatatccagttttgcagtatcggccgatgccgataccataccgatacctaagttgtttttttttaccctcaacatgaaaaagctgtcctgccattggttcagagcattcaagggccaataggatatcttagattggcatgcagtaaacatgtcacatatcagtgaatgttgtgcacaagcaagacacaagatgctgcatccaaagtcctatattagcgttggaattaatggtatcagcatgttacttgttagtagtcaccgataccgataccactgttttaatgcagtatcggggcctctgccgataccagtatcgtatcgaaacaacactaattattatccttaaatgttttttcttgctGACAAACCTCTGCTCCACAATTCAGCTCATTTACTACTAGTATATTGAAAATGAGTGGGATTAATAATTACTTGCATATTAAAATGTGTGGCCCCTACATCTTGCAAACCTAAAATTTCTGTTctcttagatttaaaaaaaaaaacacaaaaaaacaaaaaaaacaaaaaaaaaacggtagtcTGGAGCCCTGTAGTCAGGACATAAAACTCAGAGAGGAAAAGAACCTAAGGAGATGGATGGCCTACCTGAGGTTGGGTATGCTGAACAGGAGCTAACTGTGTATGGGGTAGGTCTGCTGTGTTGAGAGCAGCTGTGAGGAGGGCGGGGCTAAAAGGCAGGAAGGTAGCTGGGTGAGGAGGAAGGGCTGCGGGAAGGAGCAGAGACTGCAGGCCTTGAACAGAGCCCTCTGCTCCAGGCGGGAGGGGAAGGCCCTGGGTGACTTCCAGAAGCCCCGAACCATGAAGAGTTGACGGATGCAAAAGAGCAGCAGCCTTGTCCAACATGAGGCCCTCCAAAGTGGCGGGGATCTGCGGTGGTTGCTGAAGAGGAACCTCTAAGCTGACTTGACCCAACTGACTCAGTCCAGATAGGGGTAACAAAGGCGCCTGGTGTTGCCCAAGCAGCAAGGACGCCATAAGCAGTGCTTGAAGACTTGGCTTTTCTGTTAGCCCCAAATCAGATTCCTGTCCTGTGGCAGAGGCTGAGGCAGGAGTTGGGATTGGGTTTAGAAGGCCCAATAGATTTAGAGGCAAGTCCCCTTGCACACCACTTAACAGGGGCAACAACGGAAAGGGAGGATTACTGTTTATTTGTTGCTGCTTCTGCTGCTGCTCCTGGCTTTGCTGTTGTGTCTCTGCTTGGATCATTAACGGCTGCTGCTCTGCAAGATTTTGTGTTGCAGCAGTGGAAGGAGGTACCTGTGCATTTTGCCCACCCAACCACATCCCTCCGAGGTGTAATGAGGACAGGACCGTGGGGTCCAGGATGGATGGCAGGCCTCCTGTGGAAGACAGCAGCTGGAGGAGCTGATCTTGGTTCATGAAAGGGAAAGCCTCTGCAAGAGGTAAAGGAGCGGTTGAGTCGTTTATAGCTGAAGGCGTTTGAGGACCGTCCTCCCCATGCTGAGAGGAGTTGATGACCTCTGAGCCGGTGGGTGTCGGAGGTTTTGTCGATGTGGAGTTCAAGTCCTCACGTCCAGAGTCACTGGAACCTGAAAAACAACAGGTAAAAACATCTTAACCACTGAATGAATGACCATACTCAAATCTATGACCGTTGtctttatatataaataaatatatacatatatttaactGGTGGTGAAACCAATAAAACGTAATAACCTTTccgttattattaattaatactgtagttagtgtttttgagagTAGTTGTCTTAATGTGCATAACAAAATTAATAATGGCGTATCAGTAAGCATTTAAAGACATATATCCTTATTTCAGCCTCTCAATGGCAATTATTCTCTCATTATGACAGTCCTTCATGAGTCATGACAGCAGACTAATTATCTTTCTGTTTAATCAATGTAAGACATTtggaaacatctgcttttactttagaaaacaatgactgaatcaGTAACTGAATCAATTTCAAAAAGGTTGACAAGTATAAGATCAATCCTTCTTCTGTGATATTGCTTATTTgttaatcagtttttttttttttaatcactaagcAATACccgataaacaaaacaaaactgttttttattgtcactttttttgcgacaaggggaaaaaaaaaaaaaaaacattcggcGAACATCTCGCCAACATCATTTAATTTTACGTGAATCGGTGCTTGGATGTACCGACCCAAATCGGTCCATACCACAAAAGTACAGTCTTCGGTACCTATCCCTAACattaacacaaacatttttagtttttccagATAAATCCTGTGAGCATTACTCACCCGCAGTGTGATTTTCCTGGGAAGACATCACTCCATCTGTTGTATGATCAGCTGAACTGCATTCCTCCTGCCGTACAGTGGACGATGCTGCAAGAAGGGCAAGAACGTGGTTGCTAAGATCAAGAGGCTTTGGTGAGGTGGATAACGCCACAGAAACACTGCCTTGCGAGTGACTCAGGTCTGCTGTTGACATGCCGCTACTGATCATGCTCTGTGGCGATGCTTCTGGCGAAAGTACCCGGGACACAGTGGAGGTTGCTGAAATGTGATTCTCCGTTGGATGATGCCTGTTTAGTGGAGTAGATGACGTCACATGTACAGatgggctgctgctgctgttgtgtaaAGCTAAATTTGAGCGCGACAGCATTGATGAAGGAGAAGAATGTCTTTGTACAGGACTTAATCTCACAGACTGAGATTGTGACTGCACTGATCTGAAATGAGCGGAAGTGCGAGGGGGAGAAAGCATCTCTGGAGCCAAAGCTATCGGATTAGTTTTACTGGTTCCGCGTGGCGACGGAGGCTGCGGGTGGTTGCCGCCGGAATGAGGGGTTATAGATGAGGGCGAAAGTGTGGGACTCTGCGTTTTAGTGTGTGCACCCCCTTCAACAGACAATGATCCCAAGTGAGCTGGAGCAGGGTTGGAAGCCGAGGCTGCAGCCTGAGCATTCTGTACACTGAGCAAGTGCAACAGCGCAGAGAGGGGCTGGGTTGGAGGATCCAAGGTAAGGGGTGTCGGTGCCAAGCCTGTAGTGATATCTGAGGCTTCTGCCTGTCGAGGAGTTCCAGGAAGATGTGCCGTCTGTTTGGAAGTCAAGAACTTGGAGGTCTGCCCTGGTGTCAGATGATGGTGCTCGGACGTGACGCTATTCAGGTTCTGCACATCTGAGGCCGAGGCAGAGTGAGGGAACGCCGACGATGATAGGTTCATAGCAGTAGGAGATACAGAGTCTCCGGGCGGGGTCTTCTGTGCCCCATTGATGTCTCTGACCATGCTAAGAACACTGGGAGATTGCCGTCGCCTCTTCCTGTGCGATGCATTTTGCTCTGTTTTGGGTGTCAATTGGGCTAAGGAAGAGGCCAGGGACTGGGATGAAGGAAAGAGGACAGAAGAGGTTGCAGCTAGAGAGGGATAGTGAGGCCTAGAGGCAGCAATAGGGGAGGAAAGGTGGCTGTTTTTTAAAGTGCTGTTTGTTACCTTTGTTGACTGTTTTTGCTGTGCGTCTGTCAAGATTTCCAAGGAAGAGGACACACCTGTTTGGCTGCAAGTCATGTTTGAGCCCTGGCCTTGGGTTGTCTGGCTCACCAGCTGAGCTTTAGCAGCCGCAGAGAGCAGACTACTTGCAGGAAAAGAAGTTGAGGGCGGCAGCTGGCTCTGGTGACTGTGGCTCAAAAAGGGCCCCCGAGTAGCGCTAGAGATCCCCGCAGAGTTCAACCCAAGAACTTGTGGTACTGTGCAGGGGGGACTCGCTGTACTCTTTGAGGATTTCAGAGGGGGAACATTAGGACTGTGACTGCTTTGGTTAGTCAATATGTTGGGGTTTGTAGGGTTTGAGAAGTGGTGGTTATTAGTGCTACTGTTGCCAGAGTTCTTAAACTGCTCCAAGATGTCTTCCAGCTTAAATTTGAAGACGTGGGGGCTGGGGCTTGGCGAACCACAAGGGAGAGGGGAGTGTGGAGAGGAAGAACAAGACTTCCTCCTCCGTGACAAATTGCTTGCAGTCAGTCCTTCGACTGCTGCAGTGGAGCTT is a genomic window of Festucalex cinctus isolate MCC-2025b chromosome 2, RoL_Fcin_1.0, whole genome shotgun sequence containing:
- the mbd6 gene encoding uncharacterized protein mbd6 isoform X2 — encoded protein: MMGGSDTGSGDKDGMVTAAIHIPIGWQRRVHGGQVAYVSPSGTSLSSLDEVKTYLLTDGTCKCGLECPLVINKVFNFTLGVKVEQHKQALGKAEQDMTKLCNHRRKVVAMAALCRSMQASQLPFAHLDHPEVSKGVGNCNPKRAHVEREEEDRSIYHPKFHLAPAQPQNNTHPNPCASPNSSQKFIYPYNGSSPGPHTGANSQHPLDALRRLHHSPLPHTVPFTTSSSPPFSAYHVAQRSPRTPTPQNVSQGQKMPQTPETPASPLLRPLSSPPCSSPKSFVMGGRVPQTQVPHPHGVIGGSSPLSPSPILSPTVHNMNCVSPQQRSYHPSASPSQVSDQCGSSTAAVEGLTASNLSRRRKSCSSSPHSPLPCGSPSPSPHVFKFKLEDILEQFKNSGNSSTNNHHFSNPTNPNILTNQSSHSPNVPPLKSSKSTASPPCTVPQVLGLNSAGISSATRGPFLSHSHQSQLPPSTSFPASSLLSAAAKAQLVSQTTQGQGSNMTCSQTGVSSSLEILTDAQQKQSTKVTNSTLKNSHLSSPIAASRPHYPSLAATSSVLFPSSQSLASSLAQLTPKTEQNASHRKRRRQSPSVLSMVRDINGAQKTPPGDSVSPTAMNLSSSAFPHSASASDVQNLNSVTSEHHHLTPGQTSKFLTSKQTAHLPGTPRQAEASDITTGLAPTPLTLDPPTQPLSALLHLLSVQNAQAAASASNPAPAHLGSLSVEGGAHTKTQSPTLSPSSITPHSGGNHPQPPSPRGTSKTNPIALAPEMLSPPRTSAHFRSVQSQSQSVRLSPVQRHSSPSSMLSRSNLALHNSSSSPSVHVTSSTPLNRHHPTENHISATSTVSRVLSPEASPQSMISSGMSTADLSHSQGSVSVALSTSPKPLDLSNHVLALLAASSTVRQEECSSADHTTDGVMSSQENHTAGSSDSGREDLNSTSTKPPTPTGSEVINSSQHGEDGPQTPSAINDSTAPLPLAEAFPFMNQDQLLQLLSSTGGLPSILDPTVLSSLHLGGMWLGGQNAQVPPSTAATQNLAEQQPLMIQAETQQQSQEQQQKQQQINSNPPFPLLPLLSGVQGDLPLNLLGLLNPIPTPASASATGQESDLGLTEKPSLQALLMASLLLGQHQAPLLPLSGLSQLGQVSLEVPLQQPPQIPATLEGLMLDKAAALLHPSTLHGSGLLEVTQGLPLPPGAEGSVQGLQSLLLPAALPPHPATFLPFSPALLTAALNTADLPHTQLAPVQHTQPQELSDAGVDTLIPLSLQGKENPILQQLLPTLLNPAVLGDISGIAGLHNMVGIGAGSILLPSVQTSSLSMPLLQGPDGTINLLNNIQLNLAPSSEGEKSDSLQETQSPAPHSDIPASQISPEEVARLDPTPAQEPSRPPQRGSDSRPVIDPYTSFMDTIYTSFLQINAREQEDGVHSGPSDPTSPFCALPPVTFPMEHHNLSTPAPTLHQASAPLSLSPRRACSLRNPDLSRLHLEAAAHSPAQGTPKPTEDVATSPLQRKTVMVEGHTHPEPPLPSIYLEEAKTDCTGVERVGGSGRPCEDTPGTLLHSDQGRSGTLSGARRGRKRKQTLQNVLEDFRDMDATTALEETKDTTTALLKPDTSVRGRRRRGARSQRQ
- the mbd6 gene encoding uncharacterized protein mbd6 isoform X1, whose protein sequence is MMGGSDTGSGDKDGMVTAAIHIPIGWQRRVHGGQVAYVSPSGTSLSSLDEVKTYLLTDGTCKCGLECPLVINKVFNFTLGVKVEQHKQALGKAEQDMTKLCNHRRKVVAMAALCRSMQASQLPFAHLDHPEVSKGVGNCNPKRAHVEREEEDRSIYHPKFHLAPAQPQNNTHPNPCASPNSSQKFIYPYNGSSPGPHTGANSQHPLDALRRLHHSPLPHTVPFTTSSSPPFSAYHVAQRSPRTPTPQNVSQGQKMPQTPETPASPLLRPLSSPPCSSPKSFVMGGRVPQTQVPHPHGVIGGSSPLSPSPILSPTVHNMNCVSPQQRSYHPSASPSQVSDQCGSSTAAVEGLTASNLSRRRKSCSSSPHSPLPCGSPSPSPHVFKFKLEDILEQFKNSGNSSTNNHHFSNPTNPNILTNQSSHSPNVPPLKSSKSTASPPCTVPQVLGLNSAGISSATRGPFLSHSHQSQLPPSTSFPASSLLSAAAKAQLVSQTTQGQGSNMTCSQTGVSSSLEILTDAQQKQSTKVTNSTLKNSHLSSPIAASRPHYPSLAATSSVLFPSSQSLASSLAQLTPKTEQNASHRKRRRQSPSVLSMVRDINGAQKTPPGDSVSPTAMNLSSSAFPHSASASDVQNLNSVTSEHHHLTPGQTSKFLTSKQTAHLPGTPRQAEASDITTGLAPTPLTLDPPTQPLSALLHLLSVQNAQAAASASNPAPAHLGSLSVEGGAHTKTQSPTLSPSSITPHSGGNHPQPPSPRGTSKTNPIALAPEMLSPPRTSAHFRSVQSQSQSVRLSPVQRHSSPSSMLSRSNLALHNSSSSPSVHVTSSTPLNRHHPTENHISATSTVSRVLSPEASPQSMISSGMSTADLSHSQGSVSVALSTSPKPLDLSNHVLALLAASSTVRQEECSSADHTTDGVMSSQENHTAGSSDSGREDLNSTSTKPPTPTGSEVINSSQHGEDGPQTPSAINDSTAPLPLAEAFPFMNQDQLLQLLSSTGGLPSILDPTVLSSLHLGGMWLGGQNAQVPPSTAATQNLAEQQPLMIQAETQQQSQEQQQKQQQINSNPPFPLLPLLSGVQGDLPLNLLGLLNPIPTPASASATGQESDLGLTEKPSLQALLMASLLLGQHQAPLLPLSGLSQLGQVSLEVPLQQPPQIPATLEGLMLDKAAALLHPSTLHGSGLLEVTQGLPLPPGAEGSVQGLQSLLLPAALPPHPATFLPFSPALLTAALNTADLPHTQLAPVQHTQPQELSDAGVDTLIPLSLQGKENPILQQLLPTLLNPAVLGDISGIAGLHNMVGIGAGSILLPSVQTSSLSMPLLQGPDGTINLLNNIQLNLAPSSEGEKSDSLQETQSPAPHSDIPASQISPEEVARLDPTPAQEPSRPPQRGSDSRPVIDPYTSFMDTIYTSFLQINAREQEDGVHSGPSDPTSPFCALPPVTFPMEHHNLSTPAPTLHQASAPLSLSPRRACSLRNPDLSRLHLEAAAHSPAQGTPKPTEDVATSPLQRKTVMVEGHTHPEPPLPSIYLEEAKTDCTGVERVGGSGRPCEDTPGTLLHSDQGREQSGTLSGARRGRKRKQTLQNVLEDFRDMDATTALEETKDTTTALLKPDTSVRGRRRRGARSQRQ